The following proteins are co-located in the Labrys monachus genome:
- a CDS encoding invasion associated locus B family protein, which yields MTLTIAIFFLATVAAIAATPKSLGVFGKWSAWTYLDEGRSHCFVYSNPVLSEPAGLDHGAVTFFVRTTLRKSTSTEASFQTGYRFAPGSEIRARVDGAAFHMFSAGNSAWLREGKGREDEFVRALERGREMTVEAVSSRGNETKYRFSLDGVTNAMRTAQAACP from the coding sequence ATGACTTTGACGATTGCGATATTCTTTCTGGCAACTGTCGCTGCAATTGCTGCAACGCCTAAATCGCTGGGTGTCTTCGGGAAATGGAGCGCCTGGACTTACCTCGATGAAGGGCGCAGTCATTGCTTTGTCTATTCAAACCCGGTCTTAAGCGAACCGGCCGGCCTCGATCACGGAGCGGTGACGTTTTTCGTCCGCACCACTCTTCGCAAGAGCACATCGACAGAGGCCAGTTTTCAAACCGGATACCGCTTCGCGCCGGGATCGGAGATACGCGCGCGCGTCGACGGTGCGGCGTTCCACATGTTCTCGGCCGGCAACAGCGCCTGGCTGCGCGAAGGCAAAGGACGGGAGGACGAATTCGTCCGCGCTCTCGAGCGGGGCCGCGAGATGACGGTGGAGGCGGTGTCGAGCCGCGGCAATGAAACGAAATACCGCTTCTCTCTCGACGGCGTGACCAACGCGATGCGTACAGCGCAGGCCGCATGCCCTTGA
- a CDS encoding protein-L-isoaspartate O-methyltransferase family protein codes for MTDFAHARRTMVDCQIRPNDVTEGRVIDAFLAVPREDFLPADRKALAYADIDIPLGKTSAPRHLIPPMILAKMAQAATILHTDAILDVGAGTGYSSAVLSHLGAKVVALECDDDIAADAKTALAPYGNVSVATGPLERGAAASGPYDVIILEGSVEEIPPDLFHSLREGGRLLAVVGRGRSGRATIFVRVGEDFSGRVAFDAALPPLPGFERKPVFTF; via the coding sequence ATGACCGATTTCGCCCACGCGCGCCGGACGATGGTGGACTGCCAGATCCGGCCCAACGACGTCACCGAAGGTCGCGTCATCGATGCCTTTCTCGCCGTGCCCCGTGAAGATTTCCTGCCCGCCGACCGAAAGGCGCTGGCCTATGCGGATATCGACATTCCCCTCGGCAAAACCAGCGCCCCCCGCCATCTGATCCCGCCGATGATCCTGGCGAAGATGGCGCAGGCTGCGACGATCCTCCACACGGATGCGATCCTCGACGTCGGTGCGGGCACGGGCTATTCTTCGGCCGTCCTGTCCCATCTCGGAGCCAAGGTCGTCGCCCTCGAATGCGACGACGATATTGCCGCCGACGCGAAGACGGCGCTCGCGCCTTACGGCAATGTCTCCGTCGCCACCGGCCCGCTGGAGAGGGGGGCCGCCGCTTCCGGCCCTTACGACGTCATCATCTTGGAGGGGTCGGTGGAGGAAATTCCCCCGGACCTCTTTCATTCGCTGCGGGAAGGCGGCAGGCTGCTCGCCGTCGTCGGTCGCGGGCGATCCGGCCGGGCCACCATCTTCGTGCGTGTCGGCGAAGACTTTTCCGGCCGCGTCGCCTTCGATGCGGCCTTGCCGCCTCTCCCGGGATTTGAACGCAAGCCGGTTTTCACCTTCTAG
- a CDS encoding TolC family outer membrane protein, whose amino-acid sequence MKPVRILSSLVAGVSLAFLASQAQAQSLESALSQAYTSNPTLNAQRAGARAYDENVPQALSGYRPSVTATANASAERDYFKVPRAGHDQDTRFPRGVGLTVTQPLFDGFKTANAVRSAEAGVLSQRESLRDSEQTVLLDAVTAYMNVLRDAALYNLQQNNVEVLQEQLKQTQDRFDVGEVTRTDVEQANASLASARSQEIAAQAQLNASTAVYRQVIGSQPKRLAPAKPLRILPKSQAAAVQQGLGGHPAILSALHNVDMAAEQVKVAEAALYPTLNAQGSFQHTYDSDTSVRMDTSVSIGAFLTIPIYEGGADYSKIRQAKENLGQARIQADVLREQVRAAVVQAWGNFDASRSEIQANQAGVTAAGVALAGVREEAKVGQRTTFDVLQQQQVLLNSRASLITAQRDQVVAAYTLLSSIGKLNATALGLKVRRYDPTTHYNQVRDKWIGTDIPDGR is encoded by the coding sequence ATGAAACCTGTGCGTATCCTGTCGTCCCTGGTGGCTGGCGTTTCGCTTGCCTTTCTCGCTTCGCAGGCCCAGGCCCAGTCGCTGGAGTCGGCCCTTTCTCAAGCCTACACTTCCAATCCGACCTTGAATGCGCAGCGGGCGGGGGCCCGTGCCTACGACGAAAACGTTCCTCAGGCCTTGAGCGGCTATCGTCCTTCGGTCACCGCGACGGCGAATGCCAGTGCCGAGAGGGACTATTTCAAGGTACCCCGGGCCGGACACGATCAAGATACCCGCTTTCCCCGCGGCGTCGGCCTCACGGTCACACAGCCGCTGTTCGACGGCTTCAAGACGGCGAATGCCGTCCGGTCGGCGGAAGCGGGTGTCCTCAGCCAGCGGGAATCGCTGCGCGATTCCGAGCAGACGGTCCTGCTCGATGCCGTGACCGCCTATATGAACGTCCTGCGCGACGCCGCGCTCTACAATCTCCAGCAGAACAATGTCGAGGTGCTCCAGGAGCAGCTCAAGCAGACCCAGGATCGCTTCGATGTCGGCGAGGTGACGCGGACCGACGTCGAGCAGGCGAATGCCAGTCTCGCCAGCGCGCGCTCGCAGGAGATCGCAGCGCAGGCCCAGCTCAACGCCTCGACCGCGGTCTACCGCCAGGTCATCGGCTCGCAGCCCAAGCGCCTGGCGCCGGCCAAGCCCCTCAGGATCTTGCCGAAAAGCCAGGCCGCCGCCGTTCAGCAGGGACTCGGCGGCCATCCGGCCATCTTGTCCGCCCTGCACAATGTCGATATGGCGGCGGAGCAGGTGAAGGTCGCCGAAGCCGCCCTTTATCCGACGTTGAACGCCCAGGGTTCGTTCCAGCACACCTATGATTCCGATACGTCGGTCCGCATGGACACTTCCGTGTCGATCGGCGCCTTCCTGACCATTCCGATCTACGAAGGCGGGGCGGATTATTCGAAGATCCGCCAGGCGAAGGAGAATCTCGGCCAGGCGCGCATCCAGGCGGATGTGCTTCGCGAGCAGGTGCGGGCCGCCGTCGTCCAGGCATGGGGCAATTTCGACGCTTCGCGATCGGAAATCCAGGCGAACCAGGCCGGGGTGACGGCGGCCGGCGTGGCCCTTGCCGGCGTGCGTGAGGAAGCCAAGGTCGGCCAGCGCACCACCTTCGACGTCCTGCAGCAGCAGCAGGTGCTTCTCAATTCGCGCGCTTCGCTGATCACGGCGCAGCGCGACCAGGTCGTCGCCGCCTACACGCTGCTCTCTTCCATCGGCAAGCTCAATGCGACCGCGCTCGGTCTCAAGGTTCGCCGCTACGACCCGACAACTCATTACAACCAGGTACGCGACAAGTGGATCGGCACTGACATTCCAGATGGAAGGTGA
- a CDS encoding DUF2497 domain-containing protein, with protein MNVIPQSNNEFPGGARGEAEGGRKDASPEVPPARGNSVSPEKLKASASSIRVDQPRAAKEPSMDEILASIRKIVSDDVPTAKAGGRASAAKPAEAAAGSSASPRQQKAPAVAQAEAAGATAKNSPGVPDPAVTAALVSPAVRAEAAASFATLGQAVFNKNARTVEDVMQDLLRPMLQSWLDAHLPGLVERLVRQEIERISGRS; from the coding sequence GTGAACGTGATTCCGCAGAGCAACAACGAGTTTCCAGGCGGGGCGCGCGGCGAAGCGGAAGGGGGGCGCAAGGATGCCTCTCCCGAGGTTCCCCCGGCGCGCGGCAATTCCGTTTCACCCGAGAAGCTTAAAGCCAGCGCTTCCAGCATCCGGGTAGATCAGCCGCGGGCTGCGAAGGAGCCGTCGATGGACGAGATCCTCGCATCGATCCGCAAGATCGTTTCCGACGATGTCCCGACCGCGAAGGCCGGGGGACGCGCCTCGGCGGCCAAACCGGCCGAGGCCGCCGCCGGTTCCAGCGCATCGCCGAGGCAGCAGAAGGCGCCGGCGGTTGCACAGGCGGAGGCGGCCGGGGCTACGGCCAAGAACAGCCCTGGCGTGCCGGATCCTGCGGTCACCGCCGCTTTGGTGTCGCCGGCCGTCCGCGCCGAAGCGGCTGCGTCCTTTGCCACCCTGGGGCAGGCCGTGTTCAACAAGAATGCCCGCACCGTCGAGGATGTCATGCAGGATCTCCTGCGCCCGATGCTGCAGAGCTGGCTCGATGCCCATCTGCCCGGTCTGGTCGAGCGGCTCGTCCGCCAGGAGATCGAGCGGATATCCGGCCGTTCCTGA
- the glmS gene encoding glutamine--fructose-6-phosphate transaminase (isomerizing) yields the protein MCGIVGILGKEAVALPLVDALRRLEYRGYDSAGVATLEGGEIVRRRAEGKLRNLESKLGRDPLNGTIGIGHTRWATHGRPTEANAHPHATGRLAVVHNGIIENFRDLREELTADGARFQSDTDTEVVAHLVTREIDRGLTPLAAVHATLVRLRGAFSLGFIFAGEEDLIIGARRGSPLAIGYGDGEMYLGSDAIALAPFTDMVAYLDDGDSVALTHNSATIYDDARRQVHRPVQKSQASAMIVDKGNHRHFMSKEIHEQPEVVSHTLASFVDMVDETIRLPENLPFDWRNLRRLTISACGTASFAGMIAKYWFERYARLPVEVDIASEFRYREAPLEEGGLAIFVSQSGETADTLAALRYCKEQGQHTLAVVNVPTSTIARDSDVVVRTLAGPEIGVASTKAFTCQLAALASLAIGAGKARGTLSVEQERELVHALIETPRLMAEALHLEHEIESFSRDLAKASDVLYLGRGTSYPLSLEGALKLKEISYIHAEGYAAGELKHGPIALIDETMPVVVIAPYDHIFEKTVSNMQEVAARGGRIILITDAKGAAAASMATLKTLVLPEMPALVTPLVYSVPIQLLAYHTAVIIGTDVDQPRNLAKSVTVE from the coding sequence ATGTGCGGCATCGTCGGTATTTTGGGCAAGGAAGCGGTCGCGTTGCCGCTGGTCGACGCGTTGCGCCGGCTTGAATATCGCGGCTATGATTCCGCCGGGGTCGCCACGCTCGAGGGCGGCGAGATCGTCCGCCGGCGGGCCGAGGGCAAGCTGCGCAATCTCGAAAGCAAGCTCGGCCGCGACCCGCTCAACGGCACCATCGGCATCGGACATACCCGCTGGGCGACCCATGGCAGGCCGACCGAGGCCAACGCCCATCCCCACGCGACCGGGCGGCTCGCGGTGGTGCACAACGGCATCATCGAGAATTTCCGCGATCTGCGCGAGGAACTCACGGCGGACGGCGCCCGCTTCCAGAGCGATACCGATACGGAGGTCGTCGCCCATCTGGTCACCCGCGAGATCGATCGGGGTCTCACGCCGCTGGCGGCCGTGCACGCCACCCTCGTGCGGTTGCGGGGCGCGTTCTCGCTCGGATTCATCTTCGCCGGCGAGGAGGACCTCATCATCGGCGCCCGGCGCGGTTCCCCGCTGGCGATCGGCTATGGCGACGGCGAGATGTATCTCGGCTCGGACGCCATCGCGCTCGCGCCCTTCACCGACATGGTGGCCTATCTCGACGACGGCGACAGCGTGGCGCTCACCCATAACTCGGCCACCATCTATGACGACGCCCGCCGGCAGGTCCATCGGCCGGTCCAGAAGTCGCAGGCTTCCGCCATGATCGTCGACAAGGGCAATCATCGGCATTTCATGTCCAAGGAGATCCATGAGCAGCCGGAGGTGGTGTCGCATACGCTGGCATCCTTCGTCGACATGGTCGACGAGACCATCCGCCTGCCGGAGAACCTGCCCTTCGACTGGCGAAACCTGCGCCGCCTGACGATCTCGGCCTGCGGCACGGCCTCCTTCGCCGGCATGATCGCCAAATACTGGTTCGAGCGCTACGCCCGCCTGCCGGTGGAGGTCGATATCGCCTCCGAGTTCCGCTATCGCGAGGCGCCGCTCGAGGAGGGCGGCCTTGCGATCTTCGTATCGCAGTCCGGCGAGACCGCCGACACGCTCGCCGCCTTGCGCTATTGCAAGGAGCAGGGCCAGCACACGCTGGCGGTGGTCAACGTGCCGACGTCCACCATCGCCCGCGACAGCGACGTCGTCGTGCGCACCCTGGCCGGCCCCGAGATCGGCGTCGCGTCGACGAAGGCCTTCACCTGCCAGCTCGCCGCGCTGGCGAGCCTTGCCATCGGCGCGGGCAAGGCTCGCGGCACCCTCTCGGTCGAACAGGAGCGCGAGCTCGTCCATGCGCTGATCGAGACGCCGCGCCTGATGGCCGAAGCCCTGCATCTGGAGCATGAGATCGAAAGCTTCTCGCGCGACCTCGCCAAAGCCTCCGACGTGCTCTATCTCGGCCGGGGAACGAGCTACCCTCTCTCGCTCGAAGGCGCGCTGAAGCTGAAGGAAATCAGCTACATACACGCTGAAGGTTATGCGGCGGGCGAACTGAAGCACGGGCCGATCGCCCTCATCGACGAGACGATGCCCGTGGTGGTGATCGCCCCCTACGACCACATCTTCGAGAAGACGGTGTCCAACATGCAGGAGGTGGCCGCCCGTGGCGGCCGCATCATCCTGATCACCGACGCCAAGGGAGCCGCCGCTGCCTCCATGGCCACACTGAAGACGCTCGTCCTGCCCGAAATGCCGGCGCTGGTGACCCCGCTGGTCTATTCGGTGCCGATTCAGCTTCTGGCCTATCATACGGCGGTGATCATCGGCACCGACGTCGACCAGCCGCGCAATCTGGCGAAGAGCGTGACCGTCGAATAA
- a CDS encoding aldolase: MISAQAPATSTIRNCPMSNLTTYRRELAAALRLAAKLDYNEGICNHFSVQVPGPEELYLFNPYGVHWLEMRPSDLLLVDGEGTLLEGEGELEATARNIHIAGHRANPRHLCLLHTHMPWATSLTMVEGGRLEMAHQTAARFHGRIAYNDEFGGFASGKDEGERIASTARSDQRADVVFLAQHGVIVGGPSVAIAFDDLYFLERACRQQVLAMSTGRPLKIIPQQMVESTAREWMNVLDHQATLHFQALMRVNGL, from the coding sequence GTGATCTCTGCTCAGGCTCCTGCCACCAGCACAATCCGGAATTGTCCCATGTCCAACCTGACGACCTATCGCCGCGAACTCGCCGCCGCGCTCCGCCTCGCCGCAAAGCTCGACTACAATGAAGGCATCTGCAATCATTTCTCGGTGCAGGTCCCGGGCCCGGAGGAGCTCTACCTCTTCAATCCCTACGGCGTGCATTGGCTGGAGATGCGCCCTTCGGACCTGCTCCTCGTCGACGGGGAGGGGACCTTGCTCGAAGGAGAGGGCGAACTCGAGGCCACCGCCCGCAACATCCACATCGCCGGCCATCGCGCCAATCCGCGCCATCTGTGCCTGCTGCACACCCACATGCCCTGGGCGACCAGCCTGACCATGGTCGAGGGGGGACGGCTGGAAATGGCGCACCAGACGGCTGCCCGCTTCCACGGCCGCATCGCCTATAATGACGAGTTCGGCGGCTTCGCGTCCGGCAAGGACGAGGGCGAGCGCATCGCCAGCACCGCCAGGTCCGATCAGAGGGCCGATGTGGTCTTTCTCGCCCAGCACGGCGTCATCGTCGGCGGCCCCTCGGTCGCCATCGCCTTCGACGACCTCTATTTTCTCGAGCGCGCCTGCCGCCAGCAGGTCCTCGCCATGTCGACGGGCAGGCCGCTGAAGATCATTCCGCAGCAGATGGTCGAGAGCACCGCGCGCGAGTGGATGAACGTCCTCGACCATCAGGCGACGCTGCATTTCCAGGCGCTGATGCGCGTCAACGGGCTGTAG
- a CDS encoding glutathione S-transferase family protein, with product MPDLSAFPIAARWPASHPDRLQLYSFPTPNGVKVSIALEEIGLPYEPHRVDIGKNESWTPEFLSLNPNGKIPAIIDPDGPGGKPLGLFESGAILLYLAEKTGKLMPADPAGRYETIQWVFFQMAAIGPMFGQVGFFYKFAGKDIEDKRPLQRYRDESKRLLGVIETRLDGREWIMGDEYTIADISMLGWVRNLIGFYGARDLVEFDRLKHVPAWLERGLARPAVQRGLDIPKPA from the coding sequence ATGCCGGACCTTTCCGCTTTTCCGATCGCCGCACGCTGGCCCGCCTCGCATCCCGACCGTCTCCAGCTCTACTCCTTCCCGACGCCCAACGGCGTCAAGGTCTCGATCGCCTTGGAGGAGATCGGGCTGCCCTATGAGCCCCACAGGGTCGATATCGGCAAGAACGAAAGCTGGACGCCCGAATTCCTGTCGCTGAATCCGAACGGCAAGATCCCGGCGATCATCGACCCGGACGGACCGGGCGGCAAGCCGCTCGGGCTGTTCGAGTCCGGCGCCATCCTGCTCTATCTCGCCGAGAAGACCGGAAAGCTCATGCCGGCCGACCCCGCCGGCCGCTATGAGACAATCCAATGGGTCTTCTTCCAGATGGCGGCCATCGGCCCGATGTTCGGCCAGGTCGGCTTCTTCTACAAATTCGCCGGCAAGGACATCGAAGACAAGCGGCCGCTCCAGCGCTATCGCGACGAATCCAAGCGCCTGCTGGGCGTCATCGAGACCCGCTTGGACGGGCGCGAATGGATCATGGGCGACGAATACACCATCGCCGACATCTCCATGCTCGGCTGGGTGCGCAACCTGATCGGCTTCTACGGGGCGCGCGATCTCGTCGAATTCGACCGGCTGAAGCATGTTCCGGCGTGGCTGGAGCGCGGCCTTGCCCGCCCCGCCGTCCAGCGCGGGCTGGACATCCCCAAGCCGGCGTGA
- a CDS encoding oxidoreductase, with product MTERTIPTWFISGCSTGLGRELARLVLARGWRAVVTARDAARVADLVRGAEDRALALALDVTRPEQIAAAVAEAEKRFGGIDVLVNNAGYGYQSPVEEGEDSEIRAQFEANVFGLFALTRAVLPGMRARRKGHIVNITSVAGFIGFAGGGYYAASKHAVEGFSDALAAETAPLGIKVTCVEPGPFRTDWAGRSLRQTTSRIADYADTAAARMKATAGLSGAQPGDPVRAGEAMIRMVEDPDPPRHLVLGAIGYENVTKKLAERLNQIERWRDTSLSADYPKD from the coding sequence ATGACCGAACGGACGATTCCGACCTGGTTCATCAGCGGGTGCTCGACCGGGCTCGGACGGGAACTTGCACGCCTCGTGCTGGCGCGCGGCTGGCGCGCCGTCGTCACCGCCCGCGATGCCGCCCGCGTCGCCGACCTCGTGCGCGGAGCGGAAGACCGGGCCCTCGCCCTGGCGCTCGACGTGACCAGGCCCGAGCAGATCGCGGCGGCAGTCGCCGAGGCCGAGAAGCGTTTCGGCGGCATCGACGTGCTCGTCAACAATGCGGGCTATGGCTACCAGTCTCCCGTCGAGGAAGGCGAGGACAGCGAGATCAGGGCCCAGTTCGAGGCCAACGTCTTCGGCCTCTTCGCCTTGACGCGGGCGGTCCTGCCCGGCATGCGGGCGCGCCGCAAGGGCCACATCGTCAACATCACCTCGGTCGCCGGCTTCATCGGCTTTGCCGGCGGAGGCTATTATGCCGCCTCCAAACATGCGGTCGAAGGCTTTTCCGACGCGCTGGCCGCCGAGACCGCCCCTCTCGGCATCAAGGTCACCTGCGTGGAGCCGGGGCCGTTCCGCACCGACTGGGCCGGCCGCTCCCTGCGGCAGACCACGAGCCGGATCGCCGACTATGCGGATACGGCGGCGGCCAGGATGAAGGCGACCGCCGGCCTCAGCGGCGCCCAGCCCGGTGATCCCGTCCGCGCCGGCGAAGCCATGATCCGCATGGTCGAGGATCCCGATCCGCCGCGCCACCTCGTGCTCGGCGCCATCGGCTATGAGAACGTTACCAAGAAGCTCGCCGAGCGCCTGAACCAGATCGAACGCTGGCGCGACACGAGCCTCTCGGCCGACTATCCCAAGGATTGA
- the galE gene encoding UDP-glucose 4-epimerase GalE — protein MKVLVTGGAGYIGSLTCVSLIEAGHTPVILDNFANSSPAAIDAIEQVSGVKPRFAVGDIADTALVTSVLTENGIDAVIHFAGLKAVGESVAKPLDYYATNVVGTLRLLGAMREAGVRNFIFSSSATVYGDPQTVPVTEDSARSATNPYGRTKLIIEHILEDLVRAEPEWSATILRYFNPVGAHPSGKMGEDPRGVPNNLMPYIAQVAVGRRDFLSIYGDDYPTPDGTGVRDYIHVVDLAAGHIAALQARTGKPGVHVYNLGTGRGHSVFEMLTAFSHACGKNLASRIVPRRPGDIAQVWAETTKAAEQLNWRAERTLDDMCRDTWRWQSSHPAGYAG, from the coding sequence TTGAAAGTTCTGGTCACCGGCGGCGCTGGCTATATCGGGAGCCTGACCTGCGTCTCTCTGATCGAGGCTGGGCATACGCCCGTCATTCTCGACAATTTCGCCAATAGCAGCCCCGCAGCCATCGATGCCATCGAGCAGGTCAGCGGGGTCAAGCCGCGCTTCGCCGTCGGCGACATCGCCGACACGGCCCTCGTCACCTCGGTGCTGACCGAGAACGGCATCGATGCAGTCATTCATTTCGCCGGCCTGAAGGCGGTCGGCGAGTCGGTCGCCAAGCCTCTGGATTACTACGCCACCAACGTGGTCGGCACGCTCCGGCTCCTCGGCGCCATGCGGGAGGCCGGCGTCCGCAACTTCATCTTCAGCTCCTCCGCAACGGTCTATGGCGACCCGCAGACCGTACCGGTAACCGAGGACAGCGCGCGCTCCGCGACCAATCCCTATGGCCGCACCAAGCTGATCATCGAGCACATCCTGGAGGATCTCGTGCGGGCCGAGCCCGAATGGTCGGCGACGATCCTGCGCTATTTCAACCCGGTCGGCGCCCACCCGAGCGGCAAGATGGGCGAGGATCCGCGCGGCGTGCCGAACAATCTCATGCCCTATATCGCGCAGGTGGCCGTCGGGCGGCGCGATTTCCTCTCGATCTATGGCGACGACTATCCCACCCCCGACGGCACCGGCGTGCGCGACTATATCCATGTCGTCGACCTCGCCGCAGGCCATATCGCCGCCCTGCAGGCCCGCACCGGCAAGCCGGGCGTGCATGTCTACAATCTCGGCACCGGCCGCGGGCACAGCGTCTTCGAGATGCTCACCGCCTTCAGCCACGCCTGCGGCAAGAACCTGGCGAGCCGCATCGTACCCCGCCGGCCGGGCGACATCGCACAGGTCTGGGCGGAGACCACCAAGGCGGCCGAGCAGCTCAACTGGCGCGCGGAGCGGACCCTCGACGACATGTGTCGCGACACCTGGCGCTGGCAGTCCTCCCATCCCGCCGGCTATGCCGGGTAG
- a CDS encoding SDR family NAD(P)-dependent oxidoreductase — MDMEELLPERESAPQEAAGAVSLSGIFGLDGLVAAVTGGGSGIGLAAAQALAAAGASVVILDRAEVADEILMAIKGAVPVTALVADVCDEAAVDAAFDKIAHRYGHVDILVNNAGLAIRDAAVNLSLEAWNKVVAVNMTGVFLCARSAARHMIASKRGGAIINTASIMALSGGGLYPNISYQTTKGALVNMTRALAVEWAPHAIRVNAIAPTYVRTPFIAPLLAQPELMRRIEDMTPLRRIAEPHEISPAIVFLAGPGASMITGHTLPIDGGFLAQ; from the coding sequence ATGGACATGGAAGAGCTGTTGCCCGAGAGGGAATCGGCGCCGCAGGAAGCAGCAGGCGCGGTGAGCCTGTCGGGGATTTTCGGGCTCGACGGACTGGTGGCCGCCGTCACCGGCGGCGGCAGCGGCATCGGCCTTGCGGCAGCGCAGGCGCTGGCGGCCGCCGGCGCGAGCGTCGTCATCCTCGATCGCGCCGAGGTCGCCGACGAAATCCTGATGGCGATCAAGGGGGCTGTGCCGGTCACGGCGCTGGTCGCCGACGTCTGCGACGAAGCGGCTGTCGACGCCGCCTTCGACAAGATCGCGCACCGCTATGGGCATGTCGACATCCTCGTCAACAATGCCGGCCTCGCCATCCGCGACGCGGCGGTCAACCTCAGCCTCGAGGCGTGGAACAAGGTGGTCGCCGTCAACATGACCGGCGTGTTCCTCTGCGCGCGGTCCGCGGCCCGGCACATGATCGCATCGAAGCGTGGCGGGGCGATCATCAACACCGCCTCGATCATGGCGCTGTCCGGCGGCGGGCTCTATCCCAACATCTCCTACCAGACGACCAAGGGTGCCCTCGTCAACATGACCCGGGCCCTCGCGGTGGAATGGGCGCCCCACGCCATCCGCGTCAATGCGATCGCGCCGACCTATGTCCGCACGCCCTTCATCGCGCCGCTGCTGGCCCAGCCCGAACTGATGCGCCGCATCGAGGACATGACGCCGCTGCGCCGCATCGCCGAGCCGCACGAGATCTCGCCGGCCATCGTCTTCCTCGCCGGTCCGGGAGCGAGCATGATCACCGGCCACACGCTGCCGATCGACGGCGGCTTCCTCGCCCAGTAG
- a CDS encoding cytochrome-c peroxidase produces MNIPRIPAMSAAAVAVLFFMIGPRLSAASGTAGDTIVLSAPGGLSRAEVRRRTRALTALGRDMFSDPSLSASGKLACASCHAPDHALGPANALSVQFGGADMRQPGLRAVPSLKYVQIVPQFSEHFYDSEDDSDESVDNGPTGGLTWDGRADRGADQARIPLLSPFEMGNESAGNVVDRALRAGYGERLRTIYGADILGDRKALFDGILEAFEVYEQDEATFYPYSSKYDAYLAGKATLSPAEAHGLELFNDPGKGNCAECHISQRGNDGTPPQFTDYGLIALGVPRNLDIPANRDPAYFDLGLCGPLRTDFRGRTDYCGLFRTPSLRNVATRQTFFHNGAFHSLKKAVEFYARRDTNPEQWYPRRADGTVDKFDDLPAAYQANINTDPPFDRHAGDRPALDDKEIDDIVAFLQTLNDGYVAEQGTARLP; encoded by the coding sequence ATGAACATCCCGCGCATCCCGGCCATGTCGGCAGCCGCCGTCGCCGTCCTTTTCTTCATGATCGGCCCGCGCCTGTCCGCCGCAAGCGGTACGGCCGGCGACACCATCGTGCTTTCCGCACCGGGTGGCCTCAGCCGGGCCGAAGTCCGCCGCCGCACCCGGGCGCTGACGGCTCTCGGGCGGGACATGTTTTCGGATCCCTCGCTGTCGGCGTCCGGCAAGCTCGCCTGCGCCAGCTGCCATGCGCCCGACCACGCGCTCGGTCCGGCCAATGCCCTGTCGGTCCAGTTCGGCGGCGCCGACATGCGTCAGCCCGGCCTGCGCGCGGTGCCGTCGCTCAAATATGTGCAGATCGTTCCCCAGTTCTCCGAGCACTTCTACGATTCGGAGGACGATTCCGACGAAAGCGTCGACAACGGGCCGACCGGCGGCCTGACATGGGACGGGCGCGCCGACCGCGGCGCCGACCAGGCGCGCATCCCCCTGCTCTCCCCCTTTGAAATGGGGAACGAAAGTGCCGGCAACGTCGTCGACCGCGCGCTCCGGGCGGGTTACGGCGAACGCCTGCGCACCATTTACGGCGCCGACATCCTGGGCGATCGCAAGGCTCTCTTCGACGGCATCCTCGAGGCTTTCGAGGTCTATGAGCAGGACGAGGCCACCTTCTATCCCTACAGCAGCAAATATGACGCCTATCTCGCCGGCAAGGCCACGTTGAGCCCCGCCGAGGCGCATGGGCTCGAGCTGTTCAACGATCCCGGCAAGGGCAATTGCGCCGAATGCCATATCAGCCAGCGCGGCAATGACGGCACGCCGCCGCAATTCACCGATTACGGCCTGATCGCCCTCGGCGTGCCGCGCAACCTCGACATCCCCGCCAATCGCGATCCCGCCTATTTCGACCTCGGCCTGTGCGGCCCGCTTCGCACCGACTTCCGCGGCCGCACGGATTATTGCGGCCTGTTCCGCACGCCGAGCCTGCGCAATGTCGCCACGCGCCAGACCTTCTTCCACAACGGCGCCTTCCATTCGCTGAAGAAGGCGGTGGAATTCTATGCCCGGCGCGACACCAATCCGGAGCAATGGTATCCGCGCCGGGCCGACGGAACGGTCGACAAGTTCGACGACCTGCCGGCGGCATACCAAGCGAACATCAACACCGATCCGCCGTTCGACCGCCATGCCGGCGACAGGCCGGCGCTGGACGACAAGGAGATCGACGACATCGTCGCCTTCCTGCAGACGCTGAACGACGGCTACGTGGCCGAACAGGGGACGGCCCGCCTGCCCTGA